One genomic region from Epinephelus fuscoguttatus linkage group LG6, E.fuscoguttatus.final_Chr_v1 encodes:
- the tm2d2 gene encoding TM2 domain-containing protein 2, with protein MISVSYILLCGQFLLLLTVILLQCLEGIHSQNSSTVETPTTNGVQGATTLPYSDQPPEMVKNEIPVESTNYTEQYEYRPPSPVVLCSYLPEEFIYCQDPVDHAGNNSAFLEMGHGCVGWGGQTQKEVNHTPVICTALDDIECAGPREFLRGSVPCIKYTGHYFITTLLYSFFLGCFGVDRFCLGHTGTAVGKLLTLGGLGIWWFVDLILLITGGLMPSDYSNWCTYY; from the exons ATGATTTCAGTCAGCTATATTCTGCTGTGCGGACAGTTCCTGCTGCTACTGACGGTGATTCTGTTACAATGTCTGGAAGGAATTCACTCCCAAAACTCATCGACAGTCGAGACTCCTACTACTAATGGTGTTCAGGGAGCTACTACACTGCCGTACAGCGACCAGCCGccagaaatggtgaaaaatgaaaTACCGGTGGAAAGTACGAATTATACAGAGCAATATGAGTACAGACCCCCGTCACCGGTCGTCCTCTGCAGCTATCT ACCAGAGGAGTTCATCTACTGTCAAGACCCTGTAGATCATGCAGGCAACAACAGTGCCTTTCTGGAGATGGGACATGGTTGTGTTGGG tgGGGTGGCCAGACTCAAAAAGAAGTGAACCACACACCGGTTATCTGCACTGCACTCGATGATATAGAGTGTGCTGGACCCAGAGAATTCCTCAGAGGAAGTGTGCCATGCATCAA ATACACTGGACACTATTTCATCACCACGCTGCTGTACTCCTTCTTCCTGGGTTGTTTTGGGGTTGATCGTTTCTGCCTTGGCCACACTGGCACTGCTGTGGGGAAGCTGCTCACCCTGGGAGGCCTGGGAATCTGGTGGTTCGTGGACTTGATCCTGCTCATCACTGGCGGCCTGATGCCCAGTGATTACAGCAACTGGTGCACCTACTACTGA